A window of Phaseolus vulgaris cultivar G19833 chromosome 4, P. vulgaris v2.0, whole genome shotgun sequence genomic DNA:
GGGATGATACAAGAAggacaaaaatgtatttttattttgagtaTGGAGGTGACAGAATAAGATATGGAGAATAAGATATGGAGGTACAAGAAACCGTCAGATTTTTATTATCTGTCactgcatttttattttattgggcAGTTCGTTCGGCCCACTGTTTCGTTATTTGtcacatttttgtttttttacatATACGACATGGTTTGACCAATGAGTGAgtaaataatgtattttatgtGAAAATTGTAGGGagtaaataaatgttttaaagcgttaaatttaaaaatcatattaataataagaacCAATttgtagtaataataaaaatattgacaATAATGCCTAAATCAGTATAATATACATATCATATAACTaggtaattaaaataatgaaaaattatttgattatttatttataagtaaataaataaattatttttaaattattaaaaagtaaaattgtctaactaaaataaatataaataattattttgataatttacattatatttataaatttattatatataattatgttttgatgacaatatataatataaggAGATGCATGTTTAAGATTTGTGTGTCTTTGtgtttttgtatttattaaaataattatatgtataataatatatgtaaatGAGGCACGATGAAAAAGATATGTTTtcactaatttaattataaagaaaatataaaaaaattaaaatttgatataaaaaCAAAGGCATAAATTAGAAAGacatgaattaaaataaataaaattacagtaaaaataaaggataattcaaataaaataaaaagatgttagatattatttattaCCATTTTCCATTCAATTTACACAATTAATTTAACGATCCATGaatttaagaatattttgaattagtaTAAAATGattgatttttataattaaaataataaaaaacatttatcCATTTATATTAACCACAagtaaacaatattaaaaaaataagataataactaaattacctaattaacacaaaaattaaactaaaaaatcaATTCACAAATATAAGTTATTTTGATACTAGACATACTAAACAAATTTAACACCAACTCAATTATGAAAAACATGAAACTTAAACCTTTAATTTCTAATATAATAACACttatgataattattttaaattattaaatcatcacacatttttattttatcaaatcaattaaattaaattttcattttttttctttcactttctaattgaaacaaaatattaaaaaaaattagttatgaAAACACCAGCTGTCTCTTTGTGCATTTTTGTTTCCCTGTAAACCAAATTCTCATCTCTTTTTCATGGTCTTATCCTTCTCCACTGCATTCACAACACTAACCAAAATATCTCTTTAACTCAACATCTTCAACAAACACTTCTTCTTGCACCCAATTTCGTAAAACCCTAATCCCATGGAACTCTCGCGCCTCTTTGTTTCCGACACCTGCTTCTTCTCCCCTCCGATTCGCTATTCCCCTTCGCCGGCGGCGCTATCCACCTTTTTCGCCGTAAACCTACGCATTAACCGCCGGAGGAGGAGGACCTTTTACTCCGCCTCCAACAACGACACCTTAATCGCCGGCGGCGGTCCTGCGGTTGCCGGCGCCGGAGAGAAGCACGAGGAGGACCTTAAATCTTGGATGCACAAACACGGTCTCCCGCCGTGCAAGGTTGTTCTCAAAGATAAACCTTGCCACAATGATCCCCATAAGCCTATACATTACGTTGCAGCGAGTCAAGATCTTCAGGTTCATTCACCcctcaaaaatattattattgttgttattgtgTGTGTGATTGTTTCATGAACAAAAGACACTGATACCCCTGTTTCTTCGAAATTTACACTCTTTTTAACTTTACATTAACCTCCTTCGCATAGAATATAATGTGTTCTGGGTGAGCAGGGAGTGTTCTTGTAATGTATTTCAAACATTAAAGGGTCTGTTATAGGAATAGCAAGGTAGGAGAATGTGTGAATTTGGGGAAAGCCACAGTAGTGTTGATGTAATTTGGTCTTTCTTTGATGGGGGTTTTGTGATGATTTACTTGGGGTTGTCTTTCTCTCGTTGCAGGTTGGCGATGTTGCATTCTCCGTTCCTAATTCCTTGGTTGTTACGCTGGAGAGGGTATTGGGAAATGAGACTGTTGGTAATTGTGCAATGTTTTTATTCTTTGGTCTTGGCTTTGTCTTGCGCCTATTCCCATAATTATACAATGCAATTGCATGTGTTtcgatttttttaaattttatttactaatTTGCTAACAAGTGATGGAAATTAGAATATCTGCAAAAAGGGAAAACATCTTGGCCTTGTTTGTTTATTGCTTTTAAAAGCACTTTTTTGTatcttctaaatttttttgtttaatccTTAGGAAGCTTATTTGTAAGTGTTTGTCGCTTGAGTGTATTTTTGCTTTATGGAAGTTTGTTCCTTAATTATTTGAACAGAACATTTGAATGAACCAAAAGAAGAGGATGAGAAAACATCACCcaactgtttttctttttagtttttaagaattttcaaaatttagtaGAATTTGCATGAGAAATTAATCATCAGATACTAAGATGTGTGGATGGATTTTTGCTTTTTACTTCTTACAGGTCACAGTCATTCTTAATTTGAACACTCTAGATCTTAGAAAAACGAAGTTGATGATCCTTCCGAAGTGTTTAATTGTTTTGAACTCTATGCTTACCATTGGTTGTTATTGAAAATGTAGAAAATAGACCAAATCGAAAATGATTATCACGTATAAGAACACAAAATATAGTATTTATTGATAATTTGCGTGTATAAGCTCTCAatttatatttagtatttaaaCTTTACTAtgttaaaattttctttttggattaattttgataacataatattgaatattagCCTTTTTTTGGGACATTGATTAGCAATATTCACTTTTTGCAGCTAGCAAAGATAAGGGCAATGGTTGGTTTTTAGTATGTCATGGCTTATATGGTGTTAACTTCATTGATATAGAGGACTATTCACAagcttaaattattttattagattAGTGATAGGTATTTTTGGTGGCAGAATGGCATGCTCCTTTTGTTAATCATTTTTTGTGTTAACAAGACATTGGAAATTGTTTGGAGTAGGTATGGTCACTTTGGGCAACAAAATATGTATAGTCATGGAAATGAATCTGGAAAACACCTAAAAGTGAATTATTTTGCACAGTGGGAAAGACAGTTTATGTTCTTTGTACTACTTGTTGCTATTGATTTGTGTATCAGTGTTGTCCAGGTGTAATTAAAACAAGGTATCAATTGATTTGGggtgtattaaatatttaaatgtttcAAAATTGGAATTAATACCTTGTGATTTTTATCCTTATTGCAGCTGAGCTATTGACAACAAACAAATTGTCCGAATTGGCGTGCTTGGCATTATATCTGATGTATGAGAAAAAACAGGGGAAGAAGTCTTTCTGGTATCCATACATCAGGGAGCTCGATCGTCAACGAGGTAGGGGCCAGCTGTCAGTGGAATCACCTCTTCTATGGTCAAAATCTGAGCTGGACTACCTGTCAGGAAGTCCAATTAAGGTTAGCCCCTCCCCTCTCTTCTCGTTAATGATGTTACTATTATTCCATATCCATTGTATTGATGAGCAGCAATATTAGGTTAGTTTAATGCttgatatttttcaaatataactAACCAGACTAAATTATGATGTCTGTGATTTAGGATGAAGTTATTGAAAGGACAGAAGCAATAAGAAAAGAGTATAACGAACTTGACACAGTTTGGTTCATGGCAGGATCTCTGTTTCAGGTGGTAAAAAGTACACTAGAACAAGTTCAGTTACTGAAATAGTGATTTACATTTTGACATTTAGTTCTTACATTATGTGCTTAAATATAATGCAGCAATATCCGTATGATATTCCCACTGAGGCTTTTTCATTTGAGATTTTCAAACAAGCCTTTGCTGCTATTCAGTCTTGTGTAGTGCATTTACAGGTAAAATTTCCTTGTTATCCATTACATATCTATGCAGGTAAACACCAAATTAAACAGTGGCTGTTTAATCATTTGTTCATGGAATCAAATTACCTAAATCTAAAATGTTGTAATCTTCTATGGTACAATTAAAAAagttttacttattttatctaatttgtatatatattttaagtgattgttggatttttttagatgaaatgataattaataGAAAAATGTACTATTAGTATTGTTACTATGGAATGTGTTTGAGGTTTTGCTAGGCAGGGAAATAATGAGAAAGTGGAAGGTGTATTATAgaaggaaatttaaaaataagtagTTAGGATGTTAGCTGTACGGGGGAGAGATTTTGTGCGAAAGTCTATATGTAGTTCATCCATGATAGGGGGTGGGGGTTACGAGAGCCTTTGGTTGTTGTAAACAGGGAATACCCTGTGTGAAAGGAATTATCTTCCTTTGTAAGTGGATGTTAGTGTACAGATTTGTATTTTTGGGCTGGAATAATACTACACAGACTTGGCTTTATGTTCTTGGGTTGGTGTTATCTTTTCACTGACGAGGCATGCATTAGTTTCAGTAAGTATGCATGGATATTATTATAGATCTAATTTCTTTTACACAGTGCAGTAATTTTTGTGCGGTCCTCGGATAGCTGTTGCCATTAAATTTGGTTATTACTTTAATATTTCATGCTAGACTtctcaatgatttttttttgggtaaaatatgtttttgtcCTCTCTAAAATATGTAAATTTCATTTTAGTCCCTTTCTAAGTTGTTTAGATAGTgttttattaaagtaaaaaaggGGTTTAGAGGGACCTCAAACTGACATTTTCGAGGGAATAAATATGAACATTACTTATTTTAGAGGgaccaaaaatatattttacccCTTTTTTGTGAATATTCACGTTGATAGATTGTGTTTTGCTTCTGCTATTTAATGCGTGCTGGGAGCTCAGTGCTCTTCTTCTGTCTGGACATAAAGATTCCCTTATTTTTTCTGCAACTGGCACAAATTGACTGCTTATCCTTTTTGAAATCAGAAAGTTAGTTTAGCTCGGAGATTTGCTTTAGTTCCCCTGGGACCTCCTTTACTTTCCTACCAAAGCAACTGCAAGGCAATGTTAACTGCTGTTGATGGCGCTGTTGAGCTTGCAGTTGATCGCCCATATAAAGCTGGGGACCCAATTGTTGTCTGGTATGTTACTTCATTTTATTGAATGTAATTGGAATAAGCACATGGTTTGAGGACTTTTTTTGTTCTGTGTAGGAACTAGGTTATAATATTTGCAGTTGGTCATTTTCAGGTGTGGCCCACAACCTAACTCAAAGTTACTTATAAACTATGGTTTTGTTGATGAAAATAATTCCAATGATCGTCTTATAGTTGAGGTATGAGTTGGacttttacttttgttttttccagtattttgtttaaattcaaatttaaccTTGTTGATACAACTGTTCCAGGCAGCTTTAGATACTGAAGATCCACAATATCAAGATAAAAGAATTGTAGCTCAAAGGAACGGAAAGTTATCAGTTCAAGTTTTTCGTGTATTGATACTGAACCTACTCTTGTTTAAGGTTATTTAGTGAATTTGATCATTAATTCCTTATTTCAACCTTTGTGCAGGTATATTCTGGGAAGGAAAGAGAAGCTATTTTAGATATGCTTCCTTATCTGCGTTTGGGCTATGTTTCAGATCCTTCTGAGATGCAAACTGTGATCTCCTCTCAAGGTCCAGTTTGTCCTGTAAGTTTGTTTCATCCTTTCCTTTCCTTGTTTGAATTTTAAGAATGTCATTGTCACAGTCGAGTATTTGTCTTATCCATATGCCTCTTTCATATATTGATATTTCATTACATGAGGGTTTGTTCTTGGAAGTTCTGTTATTAATTAGATTATGATTTTATTCCcttttccaaaacaaaattattcttatttaaaTAGAGAGAGGAACTCTTTGATGTGAAAAGTTGATTCTATTTATACATTATAGGTAAGCCCTTGTATGGAACGGGCTGTGTTGGACCAGCTGACAGATTATTTCAAGACTCGGCTGGCTAGGTACCCTACAACGTTGGCTGAAGACGAATCTATGGTACTGTTTTCTATCATTAGAAGTTGACTATAATGTAATGTTAGACTTGTCAACTTTTTCATTGAGAATTTATGTCTTTCATTAGCTGACAGATGGTAATCTGAATCCAAAGAAGCGAGTTGCTACCCAATTTGTTAGgctggaaaaaaaaatgcttCATGCCTGTTTGCATGCAACAACTGATTTCATAAATCAGCTTCCAGATCACAGTATATCTCCCTGCCCGGCTCCCTATGCACCTTTATTAAAATGAAAGGTTAGACTCTTGTTTGAAACAGCATAATCATGTTCTTAGGGTTTGTTTGAATGATCTTTTCTGTAAACATTAATAGGAGAAGAAATCaagaaggaaaaaagaaaaaaagcttttccataaactaaaattagCAAATTATTATAGATGTCATCTTAGCTTCTCTAGAAAGTAAATGTTAACTAAAGCATAAGctaattttagtttatggagaaacttttttcgtttttctttttattttagtgTCCTATAACTGCTCATGGGGCAATTTATCCAAATAGACCCATAATGAATTGAAAATTTCTGCAACGAAGTTCCTTAACTTTTGTCATGTACTTTGTAGGAACTGGATGTCTGTACTGTACAAATATA
This region includes:
- the LOC137837132 gene encoding fructose-bisphosphate aldolase-lysine N-methyltransferase, chloroplastic, whose translation is MELSRLFVSDTCFFSPPIRYSPSPAALSTFFAVNLRINRRRRRTFYSASNNDTLIAGGGPAVAGAGEKHEEDLKSWMHKHGLPPCKVVLKDKPCHNDPHKPIHYVAASQDLQVGDVAFSVPNSLVVTLERVLGNETVAELLTTNKLSELACLALYLMYEKKQGKKSFWYPYIRELDRQRGRGQLSVESPLLWSKSELDYLSGSPIKDEVIERTEAIRKEYNELDTVWFMAGSLFQQYPYDIPTEAFSFEIFKQAFAAIQSCVVHLQKVSLARRFALVPLGPPLLSYQSNCKAMLTAVDGAVELAVDRPYKAGDPIVVWCGPQPNSKLLINYGFVDENNSNDRLIVEAALDTEDPQYQDKRIVAQRNGKLSVQVFRVYSGKEREAILDMLPYLRLGYVSDPSEMQTVISSQGPVCPVSPCMERAVLDQLTDYFKTRLARYPTTLAEDESMLTDGNLNPKKRVATQFVRLEKKMLHACLHATTDFINQLPDHSISPCPAPYAPLLK